One segment of Sphingomonas telluris DNA contains the following:
- a CDS encoding alpha/beta fold hydrolase encodes MLPRLEIDSAQEIFSEGRCPEATPRAELALFDVPVPVALRQFGENVRASALGDPVNPPVVVLGGISANCFPALKPDGTPGWWSNLVGEGRSIDPSRFYIIGVDFAADDSGAAAPSTAHQAQVLAAALDVIKVDRPVVIVGASYGAMVGLALAEAKPELVERLVIVSAADEPHPASTAARELQRRIVALGQLAGCGDEALSIARGLAMLTYRTPEEFGERFEGGIEDDSTLCCSEPGAYLRSRGQAFRSVMSPGRFLSLSASIDRHGVDSSKVDAPCLIIGAESDQLVFAAQLRLLADRLGDKAELHLLDSLYGHDMFLKEAERVGRLIEPFLAARG; translated from the coding sequence GTGTTGCCGCGCCTCGAAATCGACAGTGCGCAAGAGATCTTCTCCGAAGGGCGATGTCCTGAAGCGACTCCGCGCGCCGAGCTCGCGCTGTTCGACGTTCCCGTGCCTGTGGCGCTTCGCCAATTCGGCGAGAACGTCCGCGCGTCGGCGCTCGGCGATCCGGTCAATCCACCCGTCGTCGTCCTTGGCGGCATTTCCGCGAACTGCTTCCCGGCACTGAAGCCCGACGGAACGCCGGGCTGGTGGTCGAACCTCGTCGGCGAGGGCCGTTCCATCGATCCAAGCCGCTTCTACATCATCGGCGTGGACTTCGCGGCCGACGACAGCGGCGCGGCGGCACCGTCGACCGCCCACCAGGCACAGGTTCTCGCCGCGGCCCTCGACGTCATCAAAGTGGATCGCCCCGTCGTGATTGTCGGCGCCTCGTACGGCGCAATGGTCGGCCTCGCGCTGGCGGAAGCGAAGCCGGAACTCGTCGAGCGCCTCGTCATTGTCTCCGCCGCGGACGAACCGCATCCGGCGAGCACCGCCGCGCGCGAACTCCAGCGCCGTATCGTCGCCTTGGGGCAGCTCGCAGGCTGCGGCGATGAAGCTTTGTCGATTGCCCGCGGTCTCGCGATGCTCACCTATCGCACGCCCGAGGAATTCGGGGAGCGGTTCGAGGGCGGCATCGAGGACGACAGCACGCTCTGCTGCTCCGAGCCGGGCGCCTATTTGCGCTCGCGCGGGCAAGCATTCCGGTCTGTCATGTCGCCCGGTCGGTTCCTTAGCCTGTCAGCCTCGATCGACCGGCACGGCGTCGATTCCTCGAAGGTCGATGCGCCCTGCCTGATCATCGGCGCCGAGAGCGATCAGCTGGTTTTCGCGGCGCAATTGCGCCTTCTTGCGGACCGTCTGGGTGATAAGGCCGAGCTGCACTTGCTCGACTCGCTTTACGGCCATGACATGTTCCTGAAGGAAGCCGAGCGCGTCGGGCGGCTGATCGAGCCGTTCCTGGCCGCCCGCGGATGA
- the aroB gene encoding 3-dehydroquinate synthase, with the protein MNKVEVALGARSYEILIDQGLLDRAAEQVAPLARDGRLLVISDETVWDRIGGRLQAGLGAIRAIPILVPAGEESKSWSGLSSVVDRLLGHGVERKDHLVAFGGGVVGDLAGFAAAIVNRGCNFVQVPTTLLAQVDSSVGGKTAINVAAGKNLVGAFHQPSLVLIDPSLLDSLDARQVRAGYAEIVKYALIEDRDFFEWLEQNGARVLGGDAEGRTYAIAKAVAGKARIVEEDERETSGRRALLNLGHTFGHALEAETGYSHRLLHGEAVALGCVLAFDFSAARGLCEQFDADRVRAHFAAAGLPTKLGDLGLGGMGERLAGHISHDKKREGGRTAFILARGIGQAFVDKQVELTDVASFLDCAP; encoded by the coding sequence ATGAACAAGGTTGAGGTCGCGCTTGGAGCGCGGAGCTACGAGATCCTGATCGATCAGGGGCTGCTCGATCGCGCTGCGGAGCAGGTCGCGCCACTCGCGCGCGATGGCCGGTTGCTGGTGATCAGCGATGAGACTGTGTGGGACAGGATTGGCGGAAGATTGCAGGCCGGCCTCGGCGCCATCCGCGCCATCCCGATCCTCGTTCCGGCGGGCGAGGAAAGCAAAAGCTGGTCGGGACTGTCGTCGGTGGTCGACCGCCTGCTGGGGCATGGGGTCGAACGGAAGGATCACCTCGTCGCGTTCGGCGGGGGCGTAGTCGGCGATCTTGCCGGTTTCGCAGCGGCGATCGTCAATCGCGGCTGCAACTTCGTCCAGGTACCGACGACCTTGCTCGCGCAGGTCGACAGCAGCGTTGGCGGCAAGACCGCCATCAATGTCGCTGCGGGGAAGAACCTAGTCGGCGCCTTCCACCAGCCGTCGCTGGTGCTCATCGATCCTTCGCTGCTCGACAGCCTCGACGCCCGGCAGGTGCGCGCGGGCTACGCCGAGATCGTCAAATACGCGCTGATAGAGGATCGCGACTTCTTCGAATGGCTGGAGCAGAACGGTGCCAGAGTGCTTGGCGGTGACGCCGAGGGGCGCACTTATGCGATCGCCAAGGCCGTCGCGGGCAAGGCGCGGATCGTCGAGGAAGACGAACGCGAGACGAGCGGGCGGCGCGCCTTGCTCAATCTTGGGCATACGTTTGGACACGCGCTGGAAGCTGAGACGGGCTATTCCCATCGCCTCCTTCATGGCGAGGCCGTTGCGCTCGGATGCGTGCTGGCGTTCGACTTTTCCGCTGCGCGCGGTCTTTGCGAACAATTCGATGCGGACCGTGTGCGGGCGCATTTCGCCGCCGCCGGGCTTCCGACGAAGCTGGGCGATCTGGGCTTGGGCGGAATGGGTGAACGGCTCGCCGGTCACATCAGTCACGACAAGAAGCGCGAGGGCGGGCGCACAGCCTTCATCCTCGCTCGCGGAATCGGGCAGGCGTTCGTCGACAAGCAGGTCGAGCTGACCGACGTCGCTTCATTCCTCGACTGCGCGCCGTGA
- a CDS encoding GntR family transcriptional regulator has translation MDSRVAQRIRELIVEGILPPGTRVAEAAIAERLGVSRTPVRNALPALASEGLLEPAGKRGYAVRNFTVEDSYRATEIRCVLEGYAARELASRSDRGPIIEELRDTLAQGDSIFAKGHVVKDDENAYAEMNRRFHDLIVGGAEDPLLSDLIQRVYSVPFVAPEVVAFNRIPLEEIYPILISGHHQHHAIVDAIEEGEPHVAETLMRGHSSPARRSLGLEGSGPQ, from the coding sequence GTGGACAGCCGAGTAGCCCAACGAATCCGAGAGCTGATTGTCGAGGGAATCCTGCCGCCGGGGACGCGTGTTGCCGAGGCGGCGATTGCCGAGCGCCTGGGAGTGTCGCGCACCCCCGTCCGCAACGCCTTGCCGGCGCTCGCGAGCGAAGGCCTGCTCGAGCCCGCGGGGAAGCGCGGCTATGCCGTGCGCAACTTCACCGTCGAGGACAGCTATCGCGCGACCGAAATCCGCTGCGTTCTCGAAGGCTACGCGGCGCGCGAACTGGCGTCGCGTTCCGACCGCGGGCCGATCATCGAAGAGCTTCGCGATACGCTGGCTCAGGGCGACAGTATTTTCGCCAAGGGCCACGTCGTGAAGGACGATGAGAATGCCTATGCGGAAATGAACCGCCGCTTCCACGACCTGATCGTCGGCGGAGCGGAGGATCCGTTGCTGAGCGACCTCATCCAGCGCGTCTACTCCGTGCCCTTCGTCGCGCCCGAAGTGGTCGCGTTCAATAGGATCCCGTTAGAAGAAATTTATCCGATCCTCATTTCGGGCCATCACCAGCACCACGCCATCGTCGACGCGATCGAGGAGGGCGAGCCGCACGTTGCGGAAACGCTTATGCGCGGACATTCCAGTCCGGCACGCCGGAGCCTCGGCCTCGAAGGCAGCGGACCCCAGTAA
- the aroA gene encoding 3-phosphoshikimate 1-carboxyvinyltransferase encodes MSTVLEATFGPRLTGSRSGPFSGFIGVPGDKSMSHRALIFGGLANGLTRIRGLLEGDDVLRTADAVRALGAQVERADSGEWTVRGAEWQAPAEPIDCANSGTGARLLMGAVAGFPIDVTFTGDASLSGRPMERVLGPLRSMGARTEGSTLPVTIRGGRLHGMHFVNEKASAQVKSAILLAGLRAEGDVVVIEPRLSRDHTENMLRAFGCDVTSEDGVISLGERRSLTATDVAIPGDPSSAAFPIVASLIVPGSQVTVRNVMVNPLRAGLFTTLQEMGADLRFVDERREGGEPVADIVATASALRGVEVPASRAPSMIDEYPILAVAAAFAQGRTVMRGLSELRVKESDRLAAVIAGLQACGVDAWDEGDDLIVEGLGGPPRGGADVQAHHDHRIAMSFLVMGLAAQKAVTVDSADMIATSFPDFTPLMRSIGGSIQ; translated from the coding sequence ATGAGCACTGTGCTCGAAGCAACGTTCGGCCCTCGGCTCACGGGTTCGCGGTCAGGACCGTTCAGCGGGTTTATCGGCGTGCCTGGCGACAAGTCCATGTCGCACCGCGCTCTCATCTTCGGCGGGCTGGCCAATGGCCTCACGCGCATCCGCGGACTGCTGGAAGGCGACGACGTTTTGCGAACGGCCGATGCGGTGCGCGCGCTCGGAGCTCAGGTGGAGCGCGCGGACAGCGGCGAATGGACCGTTCGCGGGGCAGAGTGGCAGGCGCCCGCCGAGCCGATCGACTGCGCCAACAGCGGCACCGGTGCGCGCCTGCTGATGGGCGCCGTCGCCGGCTTTCCCATCGACGTGACCTTCACCGGGGATGCGTCGCTCAGCGGCCGTCCGATGGAGCGCGTCCTTGGACCGTTGAGGTCGATGGGCGCACGAACGGAAGGCAGCACGCTTCCCGTCACGATCCGCGGCGGCAGGCTGCACGGCATGCACTTCGTCAACGAGAAAGCATCGGCGCAGGTGAAGTCGGCGATCCTTCTCGCAGGCCTGCGCGCAGAGGGTGACGTCGTGGTGATCGAGCCACGGCTGAGCCGGGATCACACGGAAAACATGCTCCGCGCGTTCGGCTGCGACGTGACGAGCGAAGACGGCGTAATCAGCCTCGGCGAGCGCCGGTCCCTGACGGCTACTGACGTGGCGATTCCCGGCGATCCGTCGTCCGCGGCCTTTCCGATAGTCGCTTCGCTGATCGTGCCCGGATCGCAGGTCACCGTGCGGAACGTGATGGTCAACCCGCTCCGGGCCGGCCTGTTCACTACGCTACAAGAGATGGGTGCGGACCTGCGGTTCGTGGACGAGCGGCGGGAAGGCGGCGAACCTGTCGCCGACATCGTCGCGACTGCCAGCGCGCTCCGCGGCGTCGAGGTGCCGGCGAGCCGCGCGCCCTCGATGATCGATGAATATCCGATCCTCGCGGTCGCTGCCGCGTTCGCGCAGGGCCGCACGGTCATGCGCGGGCTGTCCGAGCTTCGAGTCAAGGAAAGCGACCGGCTCGCTGCGGTCATCGCCGGGCTTCAGGCATGCGGCGTCGACGCTTGGGACGAGGGCGACGACTTGATTGTCGAAGGCCTCGGCGGTCCGCCGCGGGGTGGCGCTGACGTTCAGGCGCACCACGATCATCGCATTGCCATGAGCTTCCTCGTCATGGGGCTGGCCGCGCAGAAGGCCGTGACCGTCGACAGCGCGGACATGATCGCGACCAGCTTCCCGGATTTCACGCCGTTGATGCGCTCGATCGGGGGAAGCATCCAGTGA
- the proB gene encoding glutamate 5-kinase, with protein sequence MPEVAELSARHAALISAARRITVKVGSSLLVDSSGNGIRGAWLSGLGEDVAALRAQGKHIALVSSGAVALGRQRLSLKRSPRLPQKQAAAAAGQPLLMRAWEEAFAPFGIPTAQLLLTIDDTESRRRWLNARATVEVLLGNGAMPIVNENDTVATEELRYGDNDRLSARVAQMIQADLLILLSDVDGVYTGDPGRDPEARHVPHIGAITPEIEGWAGSSSATGIGSGGMRTKIAAARVAQSFGCATIIASGREDRPLSALQSGGRATVIDAKGSPARAYKQWIAGTLVPAGSIQVDAGALAALGSGKSLLPAGVRAVDGSFERGVCLRVLGPDGSEVARGITAYTSGETQAILGCASSEIEARLGYSGPDELIHRDDLVLM encoded by the coding sequence ATGCCCGAAGTTGCTGAGCTCTCTGCGCGGCATGCCGCGCTGATCAGCGCTGCGCGCCGGATCACCGTCAAGGTGGGGTCGTCCCTGCTCGTGGATTCGAGCGGGAACGGCATCCGCGGCGCGTGGCTGTCAGGGCTCGGCGAGGACGTCGCCGCACTGCGGGCGCAAGGCAAGCACATCGCGTTGGTCTCTTCGGGCGCGGTGGCCTTAGGACGCCAGCGGCTGTCGCTGAAGCGCTCCCCCAGATTGCCGCAAAAGCAGGCTGCCGCCGCCGCGGGTCAGCCGCTGTTGATGCGCGCCTGGGAGGAAGCGTTCGCGCCATTTGGGATCCCGACCGCGCAGCTGCTGCTGACCATCGACGACACGGAATCGCGCCGGCGGTGGCTCAACGCGCGCGCGACCGTCGAAGTGCTGCTCGGCAATGGCGCGATGCCCATCGTCAACGAGAACGACACGGTGGCGACCGAGGAGCTTCGCTACGGCGACAACGACCGGCTCTCGGCGCGGGTCGCCCAGATGATCCAGGCCGACCTGCTCATCCTGCTTTCCGACGTCGATGGCGTGTACACCGGCGACCCCGGCCGCGATCCCGAAGCGCGGCACGTGCCGCATATCGGCGCAATCACCCCGGAAATCGAAGGCTGGGCGGGAAGCTCCTCGGCCACTGGCATTGGCTCCGGCGGGATGCGCACGAAAATCGCGGCCGCTCGCGTGGCCCAGAGCTTCGGCTGCGCGACGATCATCGCCTCGGGCCGCGAGGACCGTCCGCTATCGGCGCTGCAGAGCGGCGGACGGGCGACGGTCATCGATGCCAAGGGATCGCCGGCGCGCGCCTACAAGCAGTGGATCGCCGGGACTTTGGTCCCCGCGGGAAGCATACAGGTCGACGCGGGAGCGTTAGCGGCGCTGGGATCCGGCAAGAGCCTGCTCCCCGCCGGCGTCCGTGCGGTCGACGGCAGTTTCGAACGCGGCGTCTGCCTGCGCGTGCTCGGACCTGACGGCAGCGAAGTCGCACGCGGGATCACCGCCTACACGTCCGGCGAGACGCAGGCGATCCTCGGCTGCGCGAGCAGCGAGATCGAGGCGCGGCTCGGCTACAGCGGCCCCGACGAGCTCATCCATCGCGACGATTTGGTGCTGATGTGA
- a CDS encoding prephenate dehydratase domain-containing protein — MSVAYHGVPGAFSHEACLRFLPREEPVGLPSFADVIRSVEMGEADYGILPLQNNNVGGVDEVQELLKQTSLKVLSEHPLPIRIHLLGLPGSALDQVRTAVSHPMAIKQCVETLSALGIAPEEASSTSAAAQNLSDPAKAALASEAAAEAYGLVVLKPNVHDREVNETTFIVVSR, encoded by the coding sequence GTGAGCGTTGCCTATCACGGCGTGCCGGGCGCCTTCAGCCATGAGGCCTGCCTGCGCTTCCTTCCCCGCGAGGAGCCGGTCGGCTTGCCTTCGTTCGCGGACGTCATTCGCTCGGTTGAAATGGGTGAGGCCGACTACGGAATCCTGCCGCTGCAGAACAACAATGTCGGCGGCGTCGACGAGGTGCAGGAGCTGCTCAAGCAGACCTCGCTCAAGGTGCTTTCGGAGCATCCGCTGCCGATCCGCATCCACCTGCTGGGCTTGCCGGGATCGGCGCTCGATCAGGTGCGCACGGCGGTCAGCCATCCGATGGCGATCAAGCAGTGCGTGGAGACGCTGAGCGCGCTCGGGATTGCGCCGGAAGAGGCGTCGAGCACGTCTGCCGCCGCCCAAAATCTCAGTGATCCCGCGAAGGCCGCACTCGCGTCAGAAGCCGCGGCGGAAGCCTACGGCCTTGTCGTGCTGAAGCCGAATGTGCACGACCGCGAAGTGAACGAAACCACTTTCATCGTTGTGAGCCGATGA
- a CDS encoding shikimate dehydrogenase family protein — MIYAEVIGDPIAQSKSPLIHKHWLERSGIEADYRATRVSSANLADFVRQRRIDPRWRGCNVTLPHKEAIARLVDRVDESAAAVGAVNCVVRAEGQLVGFNTDVDGIGAALDGVELSGRKAAIIGGGGAARAALAYFAKRGPSQIVLLVRDPKKAEPLRTLAEVDILPMASADEALTGSDVIINASPLGMTGSAPMRPELLDWVSRSAAGATLFDMVYHPIDTAFLQAGRTAGARTVGGLTMLVGQAAKAFELFFRHPAPEADSALRDLLTTDRRDSGG, encoded by the coding sequence GTGATCTACGCCGAGGTCATCGGCGATCCAATCGCGCAATCGAAATCGCCGCTCATCCACAAGCATTGGCTGGAACGCTCCGGCATCGAAGCCGACTATCGCGCCACGCGCGTTTCCAGCGCGAACCTTGCCGACTTCGTCCGTCAGCGGCGGATCGACCCGCGGTGGCGCGGCTGCAACGTCACGCTTCCGCACAAGGAGGCCATTGCCCGGCTCGTCGATCGCGTGGACGAAAGCGCAGCGGCGGTCGGCGCGGTGAACTGCGTGGTGCGCGCGGAAGGCCAACTGGTCGGCTTCAACACGGACGTGGACGGCATCGGCGCAGCGCTGGACGGCGTCGAGCTTTCTGGACGCAAGGCCGCGATCATCGGCGGGGGAGGGGCCGCCCGAGCCGCGCTCGCTTATTTCGCAAAGCGAGGTCCGTCGCAGATCGTTCTCCTTGTACGGGATCCCAAAAAGGCCGAACCCCTGCGAACACTCGCGGAGGTCGACATCCTTCCCATGGCGTCAGCCGACGAGGCGCTGACCGGCTCCGACGTCATCATCAATGCCAGTCCGCTGGGCATGACGGGCTCCGCGCCCATGCGCCCTGAACTCCTCGACTGGGTGTCGCGCAGCGCGGCCGGAGCGACTCTGTTCGACATGGTCTATCACCCGATAGACACGGCATTTCTTCAGGCTGGACGCACTGCGGGCGCGCGCACCGTGGGCGGGCTGACGATGCTCGTCGGGCAGGCGGCGAAAGCATTCGAACTGTTCTTCCGCCATCCCGCTCCCGAGGCCGATTCGGCCCTGCGTGACCTCCTCACAACAGACAGGCGGGATTCAGGCGGCTGA
- the aroC gene encoding chorismate synthase produces the protein MSVNSFGRVLRFTTWGESHGPAIGAVVDGCPPGIALSEADIRPWLDKRRPGASRFTTQRRESDQVRILSGTFEGRTTGTPIGLLIENEDQRSKDYSDVAKAYRPGHADYTYDAKYGFRDWRGGGRSSARETAMRVAAGAVARLIIPEVRILAYLVELGGDSIDRDNFDAAAIGQNALNCPEAAAAQRWEQKVDEARKAGSSLGAVVECVAEGVPAGWGAPVYAKLDAELASAMMSINAAKGVEIGDGFAAARLRGEDNADAMRAGPTFLSNHAGGILGGISSGQPVVVRTAFKPTSSILTPMPTIDREGNETEISTKGRHDPCVGIRAVPVVEAMMALVLADQKLLHRAQCG, from the coding sequence ATGAGCGTCAACTCGTTCGGACGCGTGCTGCGCTTCACGACGTGGGGCGAAAGTCACGGGCCGGCGATCGGGGCCGTCGTCGACGGCTGTCCTCCAGGCATCGCCTTATCCGAAGCGGACATCCGGCCGTGGCTCGACAAGAGGCGGCCGGGCGCAAGCCGGTTCACCACGCAGCGGCGCGAAAGCGACCAAGTCCGCATCCTCTCGGGCACGTTCGAGGGCCGCACGACCGGCACGCCCATCGGCCTGCTCATCGAAAATGAGGACCAGCGTTCGAAGGATTATTCGGACGTCGCGAAGGCTTATCGGCCGGGCCACGCCGACTACACTTACGACGCGAAATACGGCTTTCGCGACTGGCGCGGCGGAGGGCGCAGCTCAGCGCGCGAGACGGCCATGCGGGTCGCGGCCGGCGCGGTTGCGCGACTGATCATCCCCGAGGTCCGGATCCTGGCTTATCTCGTCGAGCTCGGCGGCGATTCCATCGACCGCGACAATTTCGATGCCGCTGCGATCGGGCAGAATGCGCTGAACTGTCCGGAAGCGGCAGCCGCACAGCGCTGGGAGCAGAAGGTCGATGAGGCGCGCAAGGCGGGCTCGTCCCTCGGTGCGGTCGTCGAATGCGTCGCCGAGGGCGTTCCGGCGGGCTGGGGTGCGCCCGTCTATGCGAAGCTCGACGCCGAACTCGCTTCGGCGATGATGTCAATCAACGCCGCCAAGGGCGTGGAGATCGGCGACGGGTTCGCGGCGGCCCGGCTGCGCGGCGAGGACAATGCGGACGCGATGCGGGCGGGCCCGACGTTCCTGTCAAACCATGCCGGCGGAATCCTCGGCGGAATCTCCAGCGGGCAGCCGGTCGTGGTGCGAACCGCGTTCAAGCCGACCTCGTCGATCCTCACGCCGATGCCGACCATCGACCGTGAGGGGAACGAGACGGAGATCTCCACGAAGGGACGCCACGATCCCTGCGTCGGCATCCGCGCAGTCCCCGTCGTCGAGGCGATGATGGCGCTCGTTCTCGCCGACCAGAAGCTGCTGCATCGCGCACAGTGCGGCTGA
- a CDS encoding 3-deoxy-7-phosphoheptulonate synthase produces the protein MTQEQSQGLAELRAELDRIDDQILELIDRRLAASADIAARKDAEDDRHLKVRPKRQSQILDRLKARAKRAAPGLVEHVWREIMGYGLQAQARTELVLAPTDQPELLEARVKAYFGSAVPIRWAASTAHAIRSAMVGEAIAIIPEPLLESEGQLRMFDILHATDGRPVAYAVGRVAAEDIALEASAPVEKKPAEPREWSPASWRDRPAEQIVDYPDPDALARVERRLSGSESLVDIADIIHLRASLARVANGDAVMVQGGDCAESFAEFNADKVRVTYNLLLRMGALLRAASGGEVVHLARIAGQFAKPRSSSNETIGDVTLPSYRGDAVNGPAFTVAARTPDPKRLLDAHRQAKVTIELLQAYASASYADLPQVYREVGLSELPRPVAMFTSHEALLLNYEQALARYDDASEQWWATSGHMLWIGDRTRQLDGAHVEFARGVSNPVGLKCGPSLKTDDFLRLIDRLDPDNTAGRLVLIGRFGASNIAEHLPELMRATRREGRKAIWSVDPMHGNTRTVEGLKTRMVGDIVAEVRTFFEIAAAEGVHPGGVHLEMTGSDVTECIGGSVKLAREDLGRRYLTHCDPRLNEGQALDVAQAVAELLAQRAANRANAA, from the coding sequence GTGACCCAGGAACAATCGCAAGGGCTCGCGGAACTGCGAGCCGAGCTGGACCGGATCGACGACCAGATCCTCGAACTGATCGACCGCCGACTTGCCGCGTCCGCCGACATCGCCGCGCGCAAGGACGCCGAGGACGATCGCCACCTGAAGGTCCGGCCGAAGCGGCAGAGCCAGATCCTCGACCGCCTCAAGGCCCGGGCGAAGCGGGCCGCGCCGGGCCTCGTCGAGCATGTCTGGCGGGAGATCATGGGCTATGGCCTGCAGGCGCAGGCGCGCACCGAGCTGGTGCTCGCGCCCACCGATCAGCCCGAATTGCTCGAGGCGCGCGTCAAAGCCTATTTCGGCTCGGCCGTGCCCATTCGCTGGGCGGCAAGCACCGCCCATGCCATCCGCTCGGCCATGGTCGGCGAGGCGATCGCGATCATCCCCGAGCCTTTGCTGGAGAGCGAGGGCCAGCTTCGCATGTTCGACATTCTCCACGCGACCGACGGACGTCCAGTGGCGTACGCGGTAGGCCGGGTTGCGGCCGAAGACATCGCTCTCGAAGCGTCAGCGCCTGTCGAGAAGAAGCCCGCCGAGCCGCGCGAATGGTCGCCCGCCAGCTGGCGCGATCGGCCCGCCGAGCAGATCGTCGACTATCCCGATCCCGACGCGCTCGCCCGCGTCGAGCGGCGGCTAAGCGGATCGGAATCGCTCGTCGACATCGCCGACATCATCCACTTGCGCGCGTCGCTTGCCCGCGTCGCGAACGGTGACGCGGTGATGGTCCAGGGCGGCGACTGCGCGGAAAGCTTCGCCGAGTTCAACGCCGACAAGGTGCGTGTCACCTACAATCTGCTGCTGCGGATGGGCGCGCTGCTCCGCGCTGCGAGCGGCGGCGAGGTCGTCCATCTCGCGCGAATTGCGGGTCAGTTCGCCAAGCCGCGTTCGTCATCGAACGAGACCATCGGCGACGTGACGCTGCCGAGCTATCGCGGGGATGCCGTCAACGGCCCCGCGTTCACCGTGGCGGCGCGAACGCCGGATCCGAAACGGCTACTCGACGCTCATCGCCAGGCAAAGGTCACGATCGAGCTGCTGCAGGCCTACGCCTCGGCCTCCTACGCCGACCTGCCGCAGGTTTACCGCGAAGTCGGCCTCAGCGAACTGCCGCGCCCCGTCGCGATGTTCACCAGCCACGAGGCCTTGCTGCTCAATTACGAGCAGGCGCTGGCCCGTTATGACGATGCAAGCGAGCAATGGTGGGCGACGTCCGGCCACATGCTGTGGATCGGTGACCGCACCCGGCAGCTCGATGGTGCGCATGTCGAATTCGCCCGCGGGGTCAGCAATCCGGTCGGCCTCAAGTGCGGACCGAGCCTGAAGACGGACGACTTCCTCCGCCTGATCGACCGCCTGGATCCCGACAACACGGCCGGGCGGCTGGTCCTGATTGGCCGCTTCGGCGCGTCGAACATCGCCGAGCATCTTCCGGAGCTCATGCGGGCGACGCGGCGCGAAGGCCGCAAGGCGATCTGGAGCGTGGATCCGATGCACGGCAACACGCGGACCGTCGAGGGACTGAAGACGCGGATGGTGGGCGATATCGTGGCGGAAGTGCGAACCTTCTTCGAGATCGCGGCCGCCGAAGGTGTGCACCCAGGCGGCGTCCACCTGGAGATGACGGGATCGGACGTGACGGAGTGCATCGGCGGCAGCGTGAAGCTCGCGCGCGAGGACCTCGGCCGGCGCTACCTGACGCACTGCGATCCGCGGCTCAACGAGGGACAGGCACTCGACGTCGCACAGGCCGTCGCGGAGCTTCTTGCGCAGCGCGCAGCCAACCGGGCGAACGCCGCATGA
- the phhA gene encoding phenylalanine 4-monooxygenase produces MNEATEVKANAERHGALASPVPPPGAAADWTVPQHWDDLTDEDHWVWDTLFARQKTMLHDRAVREFEESVEVLHLSRPGIPNFEELNQKLGARTGWKVVAVPGLVPDDVFFEHLRNRRFPAGNFIRKASQLDYLEEPDVFHDVFGHVPLLAQPAVADFMEELGHLGEQAMAIGQLHRVARLYWYTVEFGLALESGKPRIYGAGILSSFGESHYSLESAKPHRLAFDLKRVLRTRYRTDAFQQSYFVIDRFDDALRLVRENDFASLCKELDGVPDIDPWVADTDELLAA; encoded by the coding sequence GTGAACGAAGCAACTGAAGTGAAGGCCAATGCGGAGCGCCACGGCGCCTTGGCATCGCCCGTGCCGCCGCCGGGCGCCGCGGCCGACTGGACCGTGCCGCAGCACTGGGACGACCTGACCGATGAGGATCATTGGGTGTGGGACACGTTGTTCGCTCGGCAGAAGACCATGCTGCACGACCGCGCCGTCCGCGAATTCGAGGAGTCGGTCGAGGTGCTGCACCTCTCGCGCCCCGGCATCCCGAACTTCGAGGAGCTGAACCAGAAGCTCGGTGCGCGCACCGGCTGGAAGGTCGTCGCCGTGCCCGGCCTCGTCCCGGACGACGTCTTCTTCGAGCATCTGCGCAACCGTCGTTTCCCCGCGGGCAATTTCATTCGCAAGGCCAGCCAGCTCGATTACCTGGAAGAACCCGACGTCTTCCACGACGTCTTCGGCCACGTTCCGCTTCTGGCGCAGCCAGCGGTCGCCGATTTCATGGAGGAGCTCGGCCATCTTGGCGAGCAGGCGATGGCGATCGGCCAGCTTCACCGGGTCGCCCGGTTGTACTGGTACACGGTTGAATTCGGCCTCGCCCTCGAGAGCGGGAAGCCGCGCATCTACGGCGCCGGAATCCTGTCGAGCTTCGGTGAATCGCACTACTCGCTGGAGAGCGCGAAGCCGCATCGCCTGGCCTTCGACCTCAAGCGCGTCCTCCGCACGCGCTACCGGACCGATGCCTTTCAGCAGAGCTACTTCGTTATCGACCGCTTCGACGACGCGCTGCGCCTCGTCCGCGAGAACGACTTCGCGTCGCTCTGCAAGGAGCTCGACGGCGTTCCCGACATCGATCCATGGGTGGCGGATACGGACGAACTGCTCGCGGCCTGA